A genomic stretch from Solanum stenotomum isolate F172 chromosome 8, ASM1918654v1, whole genome shotgun sequence includes:
- the LOC125874351 gene encoding DNA mismatch repair protein MSH2, which produces MDEKFEEQGKLPELKLDARQAQGFLSFFKTLPKDVRAVRLFDRRDYYTAHGDDATFIAKTYYHTTTALRQLGSGVGALSSVSVSRNMFETIARDILLERMDRTLELYEGSGSNWKLVKSGTPGNFGSFEDILFANNEMQDSPAIVALAPKFDQNGCTVGLGYVDVTKRVLGLAEFLDDSHFTNLESALVALGCRECLVPTETGKSSESRPLYDAISRCGVMVTERKKTEFKGRDLVQDLGRLVKGSVEPVRDLVSSFECAAGALGCILSYAELLADESNYGNFTVKQYNLNSYMRLDSAAMRALNVMESKSDANKNFSLFGLMNRTCTAGMGKRLLHMWLKQPLLDVDEINCRLDLVQAFVEDAALRQDLRQHLKRISDIERLTHNLERKRASLLHVVKLYQSGIRIPYIKSVLERYDGQFAPLIRERYIDSLEKWSDDNHLNKFIALVETAVDLDQLANGEYMISSAYDSNLSALKDEQETLEQQIHNLHKQTANDLDLPIDKSLKLDKGTQFGHVFRITKKEEPKVRRQLNSHYIVLETRKDGVKFTNTKLKKLGDRYQKILDEYKSCQKELVARVVQTVASFSEVFEGLAGSLSELDVLLSFADLASSCPTAYSRPNISPPDTGDIILEGCRHPCVEAQDWVNFIPNDCRLVRGESWFQIITGPNMGGKSTYIRQVGVNVLMAQVGSFVPCDNATISIRDCIFARVGAGDCQLKGVSTFMQEMLETASILKGATNRSLIIIDELGRGTSTYDGFGLAWAICEHIVEEIKAPTLFATHFHELTALANENGNNGHKQIGGVANFHVSAHIDSSSRKLTMLYKVQPGACDQSFGIHVAEFANFPQSVVALAREKASELEDFSPNAMMPTDSKEAVSKRKREFDPHDVSRGTARARQFLQDFTQLPLDKMDLKQALQQLSQMKTDLEKNAVDSQWLQQFFSSSD; this is translated from the exons ATGGATGAAAAATTTGAGGAACAGGGCAAGCTTCCCGAGCTTAAACTTG ATGCGAGGCAAGCTCAAGGGTTTCTTTCATTCTTCAAAACCCTACCCAAG GATGTTAGGGCAGTTCGTCTCTTCGATCGTCGG GACTATTATACTGCCCATGGAGATGATGCAACTTTCATTGCAAAGACATATTACCATACCACAACTGCTTTACGGCAGTTGGGTAGTGGAGTTGGTGCTCTTTCCAGTGTTAGTGTGAGTAGAAACATGTTTGAAACAATAGCTCGTGATATTCTCTTGGAGAGGATGGATCGTACTCTTGAATTGTATGAGGGCAGTGGTTCAAACTGGAAACTGGTCAAAAGTGGAACCCCAGGAAATTTTGGAAGTTTTGAGGATATTCTGTTTGCTAATAATGAAATGCAAGATTCTCCAGCGATTGTTGCTCTTGCGCCAAAATTTGATCAGAATGGATGTACAGTTGGGTTAGGCTATGTTGATGTTACTAAGAGAGTCCTTGGTTTAGCAGAATTTCTAGATGATAGCCACTTCACCAATTTGGAGTCTGCTTTGGTTGCTCTTGGTTGCAGAGAATGTCTTGTACCAACAGAGACTGGGAAATCCAGTGAGAGCAGGCCTCTATATGATGCAATATCGAGATGCGGGGTGATGGTAActgaaagaaagaaaactgaATTTAAAGGTAGGGATTTGGTACAGGATCTTGGTAGGCTTGTCAAGGGTTCAGTAGAACCTGTTCGAGATCTAGTCTCTAGTTTTGAATGTGCAGCAGGTGCTTTGGGGTGCATACTTTCCTATGCAGAACTACTTGCGGATGAGAGCAATTATGGAAACTTCACAGTCAAACAATACAACCTCAATAGTTACATGAGATTAGATTCTGCTGCTATGAGAGCACTGAATGTTATGGAGAGCAAATCAGATGCTAATAAAAATTTTAGCTTGTTTGGTCTCATGAATAGAACCTGTACTGCTGGAATGGGTAAAAGGTTATTGCACATGTGGCTGAAACAGCCGTTACTAGATGTAGATGAGATTAACTGTAGACTGGATTTAGTTCAAGCATTTGTGGAGGATGCTGCACTTCGCCAAGATTTGAGGCAGCATCTGAAAAGAATTTCAGATATTGAGCGGCTGACACACAATCTTGAGAGGAAAAGAGCCAGTTTACTGCACGTTGTAAAACTCTATCAG TCTGGCATCAGAATACCATATATCAAAAGTGTTTTGGAACGTTATGATGGGCAATTTGCACCACTAATCAGGGAAAGGTATATTGATTCTCTTGAGAAATGGAGTGATGATAATCATCTGAATAAGTTCATTGCTCTTGTGGAAACTGCTGTTGACCTTGATCAACTTGCGAATGGAGAATACATGATTTCTTCTGCATATGACTCAAATTTATCTGCTCTGAAGGATGAGCAAGAGACATTGGAGCAACAGATTCATAATTTGCACAAACAAACTGCCAATGATCTTGATCTACCTATTGATAAGTCTCTTAAATTAGATAAAGGAACACAATTTGGACATGTCTTCAGAATTACCAAGAAAGAAGAACCAAAAGTCAGGAGACAGCTAAATTCTCACTACATTGTTCTTGAAACACGTAAGGATGGGGTAAAGTTCACCAATACAAAACTCAAAAAACTAGGAGATCGGTACCAGAAGATCTTAGATGAGTATAAGAGCTGTCAGAAAGAACTGGTAGCTCGGGTAGTTCAAACAGTTGCGAGTTTCTCCGAG GTGTTTGAAGGTTTAGCTGGTTCACTTTCTGAGTTGGATGTGCTACTGAGTTTTGCGGATTTGGCTTCCAGTTGCCCAACTGCCTACTCAAGACCAAATATCAGTCCACCA GATACGGGAGATATTATACTTGAAGGGTGTAGACATCCTTGTGTGGAAGCTCAAGACTGGGTCAACTTCATCCCTAATGACTGTAGACTA GTTAGGGGAGAAAGTTGGTTTCAGATTATCACAGGCCCCAACATGGGTGGAAAGTCTACCTACATTCGTCAG GTTGGTGTGAATGTCCTGATGGCCCAAGTTGGCTCATTTGTTCCATGTGACAATGCTACCATTTCTATTCGTGATTGCATTTTTGCTCGTGTTGGCGCTGGAGATTGCCAG CTGAAGGGGGTTTCTACTTTTATGCAAGAGATGCTTGAGACTGCATCAATCTTGAAAGGAGCTACTAATAGATCATTGATTATAATTGATGAGTTGGGCCGTGGGACGTCGACTTATGATGGCTTTG GTTTAGCTTGGGCTATTTGTGAGCACATTGTTGAAGAAATTAAAGCACCAACATTGTTTGCAACTCACTTTCATGAGCTGACTGCATTGGCCAATGAGAATGGAAACAATGGACATAAGCAAATTGGCGGTGTGGCAAATTTTCATGTCAGTGCACACATTGACTCTTCTAGTCGCAAGCTAACTATGCTTTACAAG GTTCAACCCGGTGCTTGTGATCAAAGTTTTGGTATTCACGTTGCAGAGTTTGCCAATTTTCCACAAAGTGTTGTGGCCCTGGCCAGAGAAAAGGCTTCTGAGTTGGAGGATTTCTCTCCTAATGCTATGATGCCAACTGACAGTAAAGAG GCAGTCTCAAAGCGGAAGAGGGAATTTGACCCACATGATGTGTCTAGAGGTACTGCCCGAGCTCGTCAATTCTTACAGGATTTCACTCAGTTGCCTCTGGATAAGATGGATCTAAAGCAGGCCTTGCAACAGTTGAGCCAAATGAAGACCGACCTTGAGAAGAATGCAGTTGACAGTCAGTGGCTTCAGCAGTTCTTTAGTTCTTCAGATTAG
- the LOC125873428 gene encoding protein ASPARTIC PROTEASE IN GUARD CELL 1-like, with product MASSSFSNFLSFIITISFLRNALCRPSLTSSLPHSQILDVSKSIQNTLQVFSPNIKSLQQQEAIEQQQQPLYSSSSAFSVSIYPRSSIVKPQHTDYTSLTISRLARDSARVSSLNAMLQLSPTNFTYSHLKSVRNMSGPEEFQTPLISGSSQGSGEYFARLGVGEPAKEFYMAIDTGSDINWLQCEPCDECYQQTDPIFNPSDSSTYNQLSCDSPVCAALELSGCYTDTCMYQVSYGDGSFTKGELATETVSFGDSGSFPNVAIGCGHDNEGLFIGSAGLLGLGGGSLSLPSQVKATSFSYCLVDRDSDSSSTLEFNSAGPSDSVFAPLLRNSRRDTFFYVGLEGISVGGEMLQVPASIFQMDDNGRGGIIVDSGTAVTRLQSSAYNALRDTFVKYAQNLPSAGEFELFDTCFDLSSMSTANVPTVAFHFSGGRTLPLHAQNTVVPIDSSGKYCLAFAPTDESISIIGNVQQQGTRVSYDLTNNLVGFSLDKC from the coding sequence ATGGCCTCCTCGTCATTTTCCAATTTCCTTTCCTTCATCATCACTATTTCTTTCCTTCGTAATGCTCTTTGTCGTCCCTCGTTAACTTCTTCACTACCACATTCCCAAATCCTCGATGTATCAAAGTCCATTCAGAACACTCTTCAAGTATTCTCTCCCAATATCAAATCTCTCCAACAACAAGAAGCAatagaacaacaacaacaaccgcTTTATTCGTCTTCCTCTGCATTCTCTGTATCAATCTATCCTCGCTCTTCAATTGTGAAACCCCAACACACAGACTATACATCTCTCACTATCTCCCGACTTGCTCGTGATTCAGCACGAGTGTCCTCACTCAATGCTATGCTTCAACTTTCTCCCACTAATTTTACTTATTCTCATCTCAAATCGGTTAGAAACATGTCGGGACCTGAAGAATTTCAGACCCCTCTTATATCTGGATCAAGTCAAGGCAGTGGCGAGTATTTTGCTCGGCTAGGAGTTGGAGAACCTGCGAAGGAATTTTACATGGCTATTGATACTGGCAGTGATATTAATTGGCTTCAATGTGAGCCCTGTGACGAATGTTACCAACAAACTGATCCGATTTTCAATCCGTCTGATTCCTCCACATACAATCAGCTCTCATGCGACTCACCGGTGTGTGCGGCACTTGAACTCTCGGGCTGTTATACCGATACTTGTATGTATCAAGTCTCCTATGGAGATGGTTCGTTTACAAAAGGGGAATTAGCGACTGAAACGGTGTCGTTTGGAGACTCTGGATCGTTCCCTAATGTTGCTATAGGATGTGGCCATGATAATGAAGGGTTATTTATAGGGTCAGCTGGGTTGTTAGGTCTCGGCGGCGGTTCATTATCTCTTCCATCTCAAGTCAAAGCGACGTCGTTTTCCTACTGCCTTGTAGATCGTGATTCTGATTCCTCATCGACTTTGGAATTCAATTCCGCCGGACCTAGTGACTCGGTGTTTGCACCATTGCTTCGTAACTCGAGGAGGGATACTTTTTTCTACGTAGGTCTCGAAGGAATCAGCGTCGGCGGCGAGATGTTGCAGGTTCCGGCGAGTATTTTCCAGATGGACGATAATGGGAGGGGAGGAATTATCGTGGATTCTGGAACAGCGGTGACTCGTTTGCAGAGCAGTGCTTACAATGCTTTACGTGACACGTTCGTGAAGTATGCTCAGAATTTGCCGTCAGCCGGGGAATTCGAGTTGTTTGATACTTGCTTTGATCTATCGTCGATGAGTACGGCGAACGTTCCGACGGTGGCGTTTCATTTCTCCGGTGGGCGAACGCTGCCGTTGCACGCGCAGAATACCGTGGTCCCGATAGACTCGTCGGGGAAGTACTGCTTAGCGTTTGCTCCGACGGATGAATCAATATCGATAATCGGAAATGTACAACAGCAGGGGACACGTGTCAGTTATGACCTGACTAATAACCTTGTTGGATTTAGTCTTGATAAATGTTAG
- the LOC125873426 gene encoding uncharacterized protein LOC125873426: MVTSWLLNSLSKEIEDSVVYSNSTKELWDSLEQRFGKSNGTKLFHLQKELNELVQGNFDISCYFTKLKHLWDELDSLNADITCSCVCVCNGKSKISRSLQDQRLIQFMMGLNDTYGQARGTILMINPLSGMDLAYSLLLHDENQMEIYEHTQTDPDSSSFIAVNHGNHNYSSGSPNLRNENGNQNFMNGYSGQKSGVYP; this comes from the coding sequence ATGGTAACCTCTTGGTTACTTAACTCATTGTCCAAAGAGATTGAAGATAGCGTCGTCTATTCTAACTCTACTAAGGAGCTTTGGGATAGCCTCGAACAAAGGTTTGGAAAGTCTAATGGTACCAAGCTTTTTCACCTTCAAAAGGAACTTAATGAATTAGTGCAAGGTAATTTTGATATATCATGTTATTTCACTAAATTGAAACATTTATGGGATGAGTTAGACTCTTTAAATGCAGATATTACATGTTCTTGTGTCTGCGTTTGTAATGGAAAATCCAAAATCTCTAGGTCTTTACAGGATCAAAGACTTATTCAGTTCATGATGGGTCTAAATGACACCTATGGTCAAGCCAGAGGTACCATTCTAATGATAAATCCACTTTCAGGGATGGATCTTGCATATTCTCTATTATTGCATGATGAAAATCAGATGGAAATCTATGAACATACTCAAACTGATCCAGACTCATCTTCCTTCATTGCAGTAAATCATGGAAATCATAATTACAGTTCTGGTTCTCCAAATCTTAGAAATGAAAATGGTAATCAGAATTTTATGAATGGATATAGTGGTCAGAAGTCTGGTGTCTATCCTTAG